ATCGGGGAGTTAGGTGCTGTTACCTCCCGCTTCGACTTGTTCGGCTCACATCTTCCATTCTTAAAGAGGGGAGTCTACAACGCCTTTTACGGGATAAAGGAATCATGCCACTAAAACAGGGGTGCCGACGTCTGGGCGGCAAGCCCGTTTTGAGTCGGCCTTCCATTAGCGACGAACCGATGAGGCCTTATCGGAGGGCGCATTTCTAAATCGTATTGTTTCTTATCTTTTAAAAAATAAAAGAACTTCTAGCAGCACAAGATTTTGCTTTACTATCTAAGTGATGGTAGGGACAACTCCTTTCAATTGAATCCCAGCTAAGTAACTTGTTTTTTAACTAGCATAGAAGAACGCGGGGGTTGAATATTTGGATAGGTTACACTTGACTAGACAAAAAAGATAAGGCTAAAAGCGGTACCAGCTAAAGACGATGGAGTTAGACCACGTACTTGGAAATTAACATATATACGGGATAGACAACTAAATTAAAGTTCTATATAATGGAATCAATAAATAACGGAAAGGGTGACCCAATTACATGAAGTATTAATCCTATTTACTGAAATCATTTGATAAGAATGCTGCATCCAAACAGATATACGTCTGTTCATTTTTTGCATGCACTTACAAACATTTCAGAATAGGATGGTGCTCTATGTAATTGGTTTACACAATACGCATATCTCATTGTATGACCAGGATAAGTTCTTCGTAAAAAAACTCACACCCTGTTGATATGCGCATTTTTCAGACCACTCTATGGAGGCCTCCTGTTCTGGAATCAACAGGAGGTCTTTTTGCATGTTAAGGAAACAGCGAATACACCTTAGGCATTTGATCTTTGCCGTAACCATTTTTGCTGTATTACGAATCCGTGCAATGAGGCATCTCCTCAGCTTAAGGCTTGGAATTAGCCAAGTTTTCTAATCAAAATAGGAGATGATCGGATGGGTCTATTATTAGAAGCAAGCAATATAACACATTTTATCAGAGACCGGAAATTAATTGCCACAGAAGCGTTACGTATCCACAAGGGGGATCGTATTGGTTTGGTTGGCAAAAATGGAAGCGGAAAGACGACGCTACTGCATATTCTTGCCCAAAAAATTACCGCAGAAACCGGAAAGATAACACTTTACGGTACGATTGAATTAGTGCCACAGTTAAAACAAATGAACACAACGAAAAGCGGCGGCGAAGTAACCCAAGCGTATATTAATAATGCGTTGGCTAGTAACGCCGATATCTTATTAGCTGATGAGCCAACTACAAACTTAGATACTTTCCACATTGAAAAAGTAGAAAAACAGCTACAAAGGTGGAAAGGCGCGCTCATTCTTGTTTCCCATGACCGTGAATTTTTAGATTCATTGTGCACAAGTATTTGGGAGCTGGAAAATGGCAGTATAACGGAATACAAAGGAAACTATTCCGATTACCAGGAACAAAAGGATCTGAAGCTATATCAACAAGAACAAGCCTATGAAAACTACGTAAAAAAGAAAACACAGTTAGAGGAAGCGCTAGAATTAAAAGAGAAAAAAGCGCAGCGGGCAACAAAAAAACCAAAACAGACAAGTAATTCGGAAGCAAAAATAACAGGTGCCAAGCCATACTTCGCCAATAAGCAAAAAAAGCTGAGAAAAGCCGCAAAAGCAATAGAGACGCGCTTGGAAAAACTGGAAAAGGTAGAAAAAGTGAAAGAAATGACTCCTATTAAGATGAACTTGCCTAATGAAGATGCAATTAACGGGAGAAGCCTTATACGTGTGGAAGATTTGGAAGGACAGATTGACCAACGGCTACTATGGAACAAAGTGAGTTTTCAAATAAAAGGTGGTGATAAAATCGCTGTTATCGGAGCGAATGGAAGCGGAAAAACAACTTTCATTAAAAAATTGCTACATCAAACAAAGCAAATTCACCACTCCCCTGCTATAAAAATTGGCTACTTCAGCCAAAATTTAGATGTACTGGATACAAGCAAGTCCATTTTACAAAATGTTAGTGATACATCGAACCAAACGGAGACATTAATTCGTACAGTTTTAGCTAGACTTCATTTCTACAGGGACGATGTGTATAAACAAGTCGCCGTACTTAGTGGTGGCGAGCGTGTAAAAGTAGCTTTTGCTAAACTATTTGTTAGTGATATTAACACACTCATTCTTGATGAGCCAACTAATTTTCTTGATATAGAAGCTGTAGAAGCTTTAGAAGAACTGCTTGTGGATTACGAGGGAACTGTCTTATTTGTATCCCATGACCGCAGATTGATTCGCACCGTCGCAACCCGCATCATGGCTTTTGAGGATCAGACGATAAAAATGTTTACGGGTAATTATGAAGATTATAAACAAGGCACTAACGTTTCAAATCAAGATTCAACAGAACAGGAACTAATGGTCATTGAAACCAAAATTACCGAAGTACTTGGAAAGCTGAGCTTAGAACATTCGGATCAATTGGAACAAGAATTCCAGGCTCTTATAGCAAGAAAAGGCGAATTACAAAGAACAAAGGCATAAGCACCTGTTTAGCAACGTAGCGAATGGAACGAATCAACTAAAGATAAAGGAATCATGCCCCTACAACAGGGGTATGCCGACGCCTGAGCGGCAAGCCCGTTTTTAGTCGGCCTTCCTCTTTTCCACGAACCGATGAGGCCTATCGTAGGGCGCATTTCTAAAGTCGCATCGTTGCTGGGCTCGTGCCGGACGTGGCTATCCGGTTATTTTCTTACGAAGAAAAGTCGCTAGCTTGCTCTAGAATACCTAAGGTGATATTGCTGTGTATCTCATGCAATATCACCTTTCATTATTTAAAAAAAGTTGGACATTGATAGCATGCTTCATTAAAAAGCTAGCTCTTTTATTGGAGAAATATAAATTTTTTTATCAAAAATACGTTTAAACAATTTCGGATTTATACTTGCTCCACAACCTGAATTATCATAAAATTAATTATCATTTTCATGATTTAGTGTGATCTTCAGTCCCTGTAATACGATAGTAAGGGGCAAATTTCTAAATCTTTCTACCTTAAAAAACGTTTAAACAACCAAAACTTCCCCTCTTACATACAACATAAAAAGAATGTGACTAAATCAAAGTGTAAAAACCTACCATTTCTACACGAAGCCTTTGCATAGCCATTAAACTTTGACATACGAACAACAATCATTTATATTTAATTAATAATACATGAATTAAAAACAGTTCATAAGATGAGGGGGAATTTACAACTATGAAAGAAAACCTATCATTAAAAGCGTTTGTCGTATTAATTAAAGCCTCAAAGGCGCTTCAAGATCATGTGATGGAAGATATCAAAAACTATGGAATGAAAACTTCTGAATTCACTATTCTTGAAACACTTTATCATAAAGGAAAGCAAACCGTTCGTGAAATCTCTAACAGTGTTCTGATTAAAACAGGTTCGATTACTTATGTCATTGATAGACTCGAAGAAAAAGGGATGCTGCAAAGAGAGCATTGTCAAAAAGATCGTCGTGTCGTTTATATTGATATAACAGATGAAGGAAAAAACCTGATGGACGAAATCTTTCCTAAGCATCAGAAAGTGATTGAAGAATTATTTATGGATATTAGTGATGAACAGAAGCAAACCGTTATCGATATGTTAAAGAAAGTAGGAAAACGTTTATAGCAAGGAGGGACGTAAGATGAAACATATTTTTCAACAAGGGAACGATTCTACAAAGCCAACATTGCTATTGTTACACGGTACTGGTGGTACAGAACAAGATCTGCTTCCATTAGCAGCTAAGATTGATGGTAGTGCAAATGTTCTAAGTGTAAGAGGAAATATACTTGAAAACGGCATGCCACGTTTCTTCAAGCGATTAGCGGAAGGTGTATTTGATGAAGAAGATCTTATTTTTCGAACAAAAGAATTAAATAGCTTTTTAGATGAAGCAGCTGCAAAATACAGTTTTGATAGAAACAATATCATTGCTATTGGGTATTCAAATGGGGCAAATATTGCCGCTAGTTTATTGTTCCATTACCAGGACTCTCTTCGGGGTGCGATTCTTCATCATCCAATGGTACCGCGAAGAGGGATAGAGTTACCTGAGCTAACGAAAAAAGACGTATTTATTGCTGCAGGGACAAACGATCCTATCTGCCCAGCTGAAGAATCAGAAGATCTAAAACAATTGCTGCAAAACGCCGGAGCAGCTGTTCATTTACATTGGGAAAATCACGGGCACCAATTAACATTACAAGAGATAGAGGCAGCTGAAGATTGGTATCGAAAGTTATAAACTTCCTTAACATGATGTTATTACGTGTCCAATATGTCCTTTTTTAGCATAAAGTGAAGCTTCATTCAGTAAAGTTTTTCTTTCATGAAATAGCAAGGAAACGGCTAAGCGCTTAAGTTCCATTGAAAAAGAAGCACACTTTTCCGCATGTCTTTCTTCCTGCGATCAGCACCCTATTTGACCGAACGAATTAGGGATGTAGATCCGTTAACTAACACTCGGATCTACGTAGTGCCTTCCACTCTTAAAGCAGGAGTAGTACGACATCTTACATGGGGGATACTTGGAAAAACGAACATTTACAACGAAAAGAACTGGACGATATGGCTGACTGTTTTGAAGCAGCTCCAATATCCAGCTCTTTTGCGTTTAATTTCTAATAATGATATAGACCATATAAACAATATAGCCGAGAACTAACACGAGACCCTCACGTTTTCCGATTCTAAAGTTCGTTCGTGAAAAGATCAGCAGTAATACTGTTAAAGCG
This genomic interval from Virgibacillus pantothenticus contains the following:
- a CDS encoding Vga family ABC-F type ribosomal protection protein, which codes for MGLLLEASNITHFIRDRKLIATEALRIHKGDRIGLVGKNGSGKTTLLHILAQKITAETGKITLYGTIELVPQLKQMNTTKSGGEVTQAYINNALASNADILLADEPTTNLDTFHIEKVEKQLQRWKGALILVSHDREFLDSLCTSIWELENGSITEYKGNYSDYQEQKDLKLYQQEQAYENYVKKKTQLEEALELKEKKAQRATKKPKQTSNSEAKITGAKPYFANKQKKLRKAAKAIETRLEKLEKVEKVKEMTPIKMNLPNEDAINGRSLIRVEDLEGQIDQRLLWNKVSFQIKGGDKIAVIGANGSGKTTFIKKLLHQTKQIHHSPAIKIGYFSQNLDVLDTSKSILQNVSDTSNQTETLIRTVLARLHFYRDDVYKQVAVLSGGERVKVAFAKLFVSDINTLILDEPTNFLDIEAVEALEELLVDYEGTVLFVSHDRRLIRTVATRIMAFEDQTIKMFTGNYEDYKQGTNVSNQDSTEQELMVIETKITEVLGKLSLEHSDQLEQEFQALIARKGELQRTKA
- a CDS encoding MarR family winged helix-turn-helix transcriptional regulator, which translates into the protein MKENLSLKAFVVLIKASKALQDHVMEDIKNYGMKTSEFTILETLYHKGKQTVREISNSVLIKTGSITYVIDRLEEKGMLQREHCQKDRRVVYIDITDEGKNLMDEIFPKHQKVIEELFMDISDEQKQTVIDMLKKVGKRL
- a CDS encoding alpha/beta hydrolase gives rise to the protein MKHIFQQGNDSTKPTLLLLHGTGGTEQDLLPLAAKIDGSANVLSVRGNILENGMPRFFKRLAEGVFDEEDLIFRTKELNSFLDEAAAKYSFDRNNIIAIGYSNGANIAASLLFHYQDSLRGAILHHPMVPRRGIELPELTKKDVFIAAGTNDPICPAEESEDLKQLLQNAGAAVHLHWENHGHQLTLQEIEAAEDWYRKL